The genome window ATCAGTTGTAATTAATCAAATTTAGGATTTATACACGGATAATCAGATAAGGCAGACTTCACTATTTAAgtcctataggcaagatttctaaaTGATCATGTTTCAGACTGTTTTCAAAGTGACACAGCAATTAAGTGATACAAGTTCTGGTTTATGCCTCCTATAGCCATGATTTCTATGCGTGAAATATTAGGAGCATAATTGGTACCACGAGCAGTTGAACTAATTaataaaatcctataggcatgatgctAAAATGTTGAATCCTAATACATGATTTCTAAGTGTAGCTGCAAAGAGTTAATGAGTGAACGCAAAataggtcctataggcatgttttttaAACAATAGCGTAAATCACGTAGGCAATGTTTAGTTGCCAATTGTTTGAGgtcctaaatcatgatttctaagtgAGGAAGTTAAAATTGAAAATCCTATAAGCATGGTATCGATTAACAGTTCATACGCAGAAGTAAAGCATGATGGAAAAATAACAGGTAAGATTATTTGGTCCTATTGGCAAGCTTTAAACCCATTTACGCAGGAATTAAACTACCTCGAGCCCCGCTTTAAACTATTTTCCCCATCATCTATTTTTAAAAGTTATTATAGATCAAATAGAATAGTTACTAGAGATAGCACCAACTCTTTCCACTTCGACATTGTAAAAATAAATAGACTCAGTCTTCTCAGGGACAATACCAATAGTTTTCAGTTGCTTCATTTTATCCTCAAGCACTTTAAACCGATCTTCCATGTGCTGTTCTCTTTGTTCAAGCTCTCTAAATTTCACCTCAACCTATTTCTCTTTAAGTGCTACATCTTTCAGTTTTTTCTTGAATAATCCTTGTTCTGTTTGGAATTTTTCCTTTTCTAATTTAAACTCACCATGAACCAAATCCAGTTTCTTCTCCTTAGAATCAAGATCTTCTGATCGCTGCCTATATGCCTCTTGAATAGAATTGAGCCCTCCCTCCCTTAGTTGGAGTAATTCCTCGAAAAAAAATCAAGTCCTGCTCGCGGAGTTCAAGTTTCTTCTTAATTGTATCCAGACCCTTGTCCTTGTCCTCCAGTTCCTTCTTCACTGAGGTCAGGTGGTCTTCCTTGATAGTAAGTTTCGTCTTTACAGAATCCAAAGTAGTTTCCTTCTCTCTTAGTTCCTTCTGAATGGAATCTAGGTAATGTTCCTTTTCTCTAAGTTCCTTCTTCACGGTGTCCAAGCTCcttacttttatttcaagttcctTCTCCGTCGATTGTAAATTATTTTCCTTAACTTGAAATTCTTCCATTCGTTCAGCGAATTTTCTCTCTTTCAACTGAAGGACATCTGATTCTTTGCGAATCAAACTCTGAATCTTATTCAACTTCTCCAAAAGCTCCTCAAACTCCTTGGCCTTCATACAAATCTCCGTAAAACTAGACTTGCAAAAATTCTCCAACTGCTTATGCTCAAATCCTATTTCCTCCAAAAGGCGTTCCCCAATCTTCTCTTGCTCGATCAGCTTTGGTGTGTGTACTACCATGGTGGGAGTGTGGCTAGGTTCCTTTTACTATTAGCATTGATCTGGGGCCACTAAAGCTTGATCCAAAATGACGAGGAACTAGTAGATTGTGTTGCAACTGTGAAAGAGAAATTGCTCTGACTTTAAGTGGCCAATTCCTCTGGAAGTGTTGAGTTTTCTTAACATTGCGTTTTTTTCCATCTTCAAACAGTTGAGATGCCTTGGTAGAATTGTTGATTATTGTATGGCTGCATTGTGGATATTCGTAGAATGGCATGTTATCGGGTGATGGATTAAATGTGAGCAGATTATTGTCATTCCATTTATTCAAAGGTAATTAGGAAACTTTGACAACTAAATCATATTCATGATAGGTTTCATCCAGAACCTCATAGCCAAGCAAAAGCATCTTGAAGCTGTTGAATATGCTTATGCTTTTGAGCTCACAGGCCATTTCCTACCAATACCTATTCTCAAAGACTACTTGAAACAAGTTATGCAGATTTCTGAGTGCGTTTGTATTGGAGAAACGTGCTCAGTCAAAGAAAAGGTCTTTTACCACATTTGTCACTTCTCTTGTAATATCTTGCTGGATAGATCTTTTCTTTGAAATGTTTGATCTTATCTTTTGCGTACAGAATGAAGCCATTGAACAGAGTGTAGCTTCCATTAAAGCTGTTATCAGATGCATTATGGATCACGAGCTTCAATCTCAATACCCGCCTTCACAGCTTGAAGAGTGTATAGAATCTCTCACAAGGCAGAAGGCAGATGTAACCGCATCATCTGTCATTTCTGAGGCTCAGCTGAAACAGGTGGTATCAATTAGTCCATCTGTCCCCACTGATACCAAGACCCTCAGCTCTACCTCATTCTCTGGAACGGCCTCCACTTGCATGTTAGGTCATTCTGATGCTATGGCTGCCATCCTTGTGAGCATGGGCGGAAAGAATTTGCAGAATTTTTTATACAATCATTGGAATGAGCATGAGTTGTTGCGCATTGAAATATCTAGAGCTCTCAAAATGTCATGTGACTCAGGATTACTTGTATTGGAAGCACTTGAAGGATTTTATACTCCAGAACCTCATAATGAAGAAATTTTATTTGATCGTAGTGTTATCAGGAAAAGTTGCATTTCTACTGGAACAGTTGATGAGGCTCTCACCAGAGATTAAACCAAAAGCCAAACTGGAAGAACGCAAGCTTGCATTTGACTGGAAAGCAAAGATGATAGCTGAAACAGAAAACTATCTAGCAATATTGGGTTTTTTGCTTCTAGTAGGTGCCTATGGCTTGGCATCTTCCTTCGATAAATATGAGCTTGAGAGTTTGTGCCACACTGTAGCACAGGATGAGAATGCATATCAGAATTTCTGGGTATTGCAGGTAATACTTCTCATAAGAATTCATATGTGGCCAGTCTTGTGTGGCACATTTATTATTGTGGAATATTAATGACATCATGTGTTCTATTCTACCTTCTCAGGAGAAAATCCCCAGACTGAGAAATCTATGGATCCCTCTAAAACTGAACCTCTTTGCGACAATGTGGAATTGAAAAGCAAGGCACGCGATTTAACCTCTGCTTGTTCCTTAAGTTTTATTCATTGTGCATCAGATCCTGCAAAGGTTGTCTTAGATGCATTGCGGAAATGTCGTTCTGCCAACTTGCGGAAGTGTAAATATGGCCCATCATCACTTATGAAGAGGTTCTCTGATTTGTTGGAACATCTGAGAGAAGTTTCTCCAGAAATAACAACTCAGGTTAAAATAGAGGCAATTGTGCTTGCTATTGAGTGGCGAGAAACATTGACCGGATCGCAGCTGAATCATTCAGAGGTCATTGGCTTTTTGCAACTTTTAGCTACTTTTGAATTGTCATCCTCTTATGATTCAGATGAGCTTCTAGGTCTATTGGAGATTGTTTACCAGTCTAGAAGGGCAATTAATCTGTTCAAAATCCAAAGATTAGCAGATAAGATCCCAGgcatgctctctctctctctcatgcaTATGCACATACAGACCAAGTATGATAACAGCTACTGGTTATAGGTTGGTTTTCATTTCAACTTTATTCAGCTCTCTCACGCATTACTATTATATTTTGGTCAACCAGTTCATATTCTTATGGCCTTTTGGATATGTTCTCTATAGTAAATAGTTTGATCATATTGTGTTCGTTCTCGAAGAGTTTAatttgaaggggagccttggcgtaattgttaaagttgctgccatgtgaccaggaggtcacgggttcaagccgtgaaaacagcctcttgcagaaataagGGTACGGTtgcgtacgatagacccttgtggtccggccttctccggaccccgcgcataggcttagtgcaccgggctgtccttttttttctttttttcaaagaGTCTTAATTAGTTGGAAGTCTTTCAATATTTTATAGGATGTAATTTATTACCATTTCGCCCCAGTTAGGACTCTGAGTAGGTATGAGATATGTTGACCTTGGTGGATATgaagagaggtagaggtaggacAAAGAAgcattggggagaggtgattaggcatgaTATGACGTTGCTTCAGCTTACCAagtgataggaaggtgtggaggtcgagaattaagaTAGAAGTCTGGTAGGTAGTCGAGAGTGTTGCTTTCCCATACCAGTAGTATTAGTGCTAGTCTTGTATTCTTTTATTGTTAGATTTCTGTTACCTTGCTCTTCTGCGTACAGTAGGTAGAATCTTCGGTGATACTCTAATTAACTGCTCTAATAGAAGAATGCAAGTATGCTTGACAACACTGCCCTCAAACTATGTTTCTCCGTTCATCAAGTGGGGAGGATAGAACCCTTCCATTGCATCAAGCACCAACTGTGCAGGGTTGCGAGACAATTGAAGGGACTTCAAAACATCATCAAACAACGAATCTAGCTTGTTTGTGTGCTCATTTAAGAATATCTGTAAAGTCCTCCCGTCCATTGTCTCAATTACAAATACAAAACAACCAAAAAACACATTTGGGCCTTCAAATAGACTTATAACTTTATGCGGACGGCATGCCCAAACTCTAGGTGCAAAGGTCATGCCGACAGTGCAATTCAGACCCAATACGAAACCTGGCCCAACAGATAAGGCCCAAACATAGAAGCAACTACCTTGTTTACCCATTATTATTTACAACCAACATGATCACAAAGAAAACAAGTGAAAGCCCATGCATACTAGTTATTTAGGTGAGTTCAAATTTAGGCAAGAACATATGCACATTGGATCCTTAGTGTTACAAATAACAAAGAACAAGAACCATTAAATAATTTCCTAGGATGTGATATCTAAGAGGTGGAAGAACACATAAACAGGGCAAGGACACCTTTGAAAGTCTATTAGTCTCATAAAATATCATGAAAGGGTTCCTAGAACATGAAGGGGTATACATAACACATAGGTCAGAACAAACAGACATCTGATGGCTTTACCAGGTTCATAGAATTAGTTCACAATGACAACTTCACAAAGATTGACCTCCTAGAGTAGTCGGTACTTAATCAAAAAGAGCATAACAGATAGGAGTCTCTCACATGAAAGACTTAGCATAAAAGTTCAAGGCAAATATGGTCATGGACTAACCCTAGGAAGGTAACTAAATAGAAGCTCTTATAGGAAAGACTCTAACATGAAAACCTAAAGATAAAGCAAGGTCAAGGAAAAATTCCGAGAAGATAGTAAATACAAGTTCATACATGAAAGGCTTAGCATggaaaaataagataaaatatcacgacccaaaccgatgggccatgacgagtgcccgagttctacctgtcgaacacccctaagcatacatctaagatataaacatgaaataagtgtaggtcatgcataacgtctAGCAATAAACTACTGATTCATGTGAATAATATGCGcgggaaaacatgcccaaaagacatatatacatatatatatacggaatacggtagggcgagccgacaaggccatatactatccaactatacatgactgtctacagacctctagtagagtgtacaactgtataaatgATGGGATTGGGCCacatcatacccatatatgtataaaAAAGTATAGTACCAAAATACAATAGCAGCTCCAGATCAAatagagcacaccaactctctcTGAGCAATATCCTATGAAGGGGGACCGTCGCCTGTGCACctacacctgcgggcatgaaacgcaggccccaagCAATAGGGACGTtagtatgaataatgtaccgagtatgtcaGGCAGaaaaaatcagtatataaaagacatgaaagaaacatagagtaaaggactcaacttgtaagtctgaatagctctgtgaatcatgaaacatttataatgtcatgcatatgcgtataaatgtcatatcatgtataggtatatgtgtacataacatcatcaagcctctgaggcaacccatcatatcatctcggcctcagtgggcaaaatcatcaaagtatgccagctgatcaggtgttggtccgtatataacaccataacattttcccataccccatatatatatattatacgtgtatataacgccctctggtcatgggtcaatatacatgtataaatgaatgcaatgcataatgaagtaattcaataagatctctcagaatgtcatGAGACTCATGAACAAACGATATGATTGTAGCACATatgaggaatcaagaacataggaaacCCTAGTACTtgtaagaatagaatcatttgtaaaagttgcgtgcttgctcgttttgttgtatcatatggatcatgccaaaaggaaataaggtatagccttaacatacctcaagacgtcaatgcaactcaacaacaagcttataaTAACTAGTGctccaaccctataacaaagaaatacatgtataaCTTACATGGCGCTACTATATCATGTATCTcgaacgataactcgattctaaaataaaacgggcagcatttcccctgattttactgctctctCAAGCTTACTATAGCAGAgataacaacacaatacaaccaGAAACTCAAAAACAAactaactacaattcgggacctttaatacaacaaaaaacacaaatataccataacacacccaatcaacaagttatcaattagcctgaaattgtaACGACGACCGACCAgcccactaccctaccacatgtggcatttctccattccctttatccttccaaactccataaatcagcagcacaataaagccaacacgagtggactacaaaatagtccactaaaagtgaaataaatcgaactcatggcttccgatcaccgtccagtgatttctaactattaggaaacgaatttatcaaccttccttgatatttaaaagcttaaatacagaaa of Nicotiana tomentosiformis chromosome 7, ASM39032v3, whole genome shotgun sequence contains these proteins:
- the LOC138895773 gene encoding uncharacterized protein — protein: MVVHTPKLIEQEKIGERLLEEIGFEHKQLENFCKSSFTEICMKAKEFEELLEKLNKIQSLIRKESDVLQLKERKFAERMEEFQVKENNLQSTEKELEIKVRSLDTVKKELREKEHYLDSIQKELREKETTLDSVKTKLTIKEDHLTSVKKELEDKDKGLDTIKKKLELREQDLIFFRGITPTKGGRAQFYSRGI
- the LOC104092438 gene encoding FRIGIDA-like protein 3 produces the protein MIGFIQNLIAKQKHLEAVEYAYAFELTGHFLPIPILKDYLKQVMQISECVCIGETCSVKEKNEAIEQSVASIKAVIRCIMDHELQSQYPPSQLEECIESLTRQKADVTASSVISEAQLKQVVSISPSVPTDTKTLSSTSFSGTASTCMLGHSDAMAAILVSMGGKNLQNFLYNHWNEHELLRIEISRALKMSCDSGLLVLEALEGFYTPEPHNEEILFDRSVIRKSCISTGTVDEALTRD